The following coding sequences lie in one Haloarcula marina genomic window:
- a CDS encoding mandelate racemase/muconate lactonizing enzyme family protein produces the protein MSYETLSDPNAEYTMRDLSGKSMGLSRDSSSRDIEITDVQTVIVDGNYPWTLVRVYTDAGVSGIGESYWGGAIPEIIERMKPFIVGENPLDVDRIYEHLVQKMSGEGSIAGKDIAAISGIEIALNDVAGKILDVPAYQLLGGKYRDEVRVYCDCHTEDEADPEACADEAERVVEELGYDALKFDLDVPSGYEQDRANRFLSKPEIDHKAEIVKQVTERVGDRALAAFDCHWAFSAGSARRLARALEPYNVWWLEDPIPPENHDVQREITQGTSTPIATGENVYRTHGQRRLLEEQAVDIVAPDVPKVGGMRESTKIATLADIYYVPLAMHNVSSPVGTMASAHVGAAIPNALALEYHSYELGWWEDLVEEDNLIENGRMAVTEEPGLGLTLDFDAVEEHLADGQELFDEE, from the coding sequence ATGAGCTACGAAACTCTCAGCGATCCGAACGCAGAGTATACCATGCGTGATTTATCGGGCAAGTCGATGGGCTTGTCTCGAGACAGTTCGTCGCGCGACATCGAAATCACTGATGTGCAGACCGTTATCGTCGACGGCAATTACCCATGGACACTCGTCCGAGTGTACACGGATGCAGGCGTCAGTGGGATCGGAGAATCCTACTGGGGCGGTGCAATCCCGGAGATCATCGAACGGATGAAGCCGTTTATCGTCGGCGAGAACCCGTTGGACGTCGACCGGATCTACGAGCACCTTGTGCAGAAGATGAGCGGAGAGGGGTCGATCGCCGGCAAGGATATCGCCGCCATCTCCGGCATCGAAATCGCGCTCAACGACGTAGCGGGTAAAATCCTTGACGTGCCAGCCTATCAGTTGCTCGGTGGTAAGTACCGGGACGAAGTCCGTGTCTACTGTGACTGTCACACTGAGGATGAGGCCGACCCAGAAGCCTGTGCTGACGAAGCGGAGCGTGTCGTTGAGGAACTCGGCTACGACGCCCTGAAATTCGACCTCGACGTGCCGAGCGGCTACGAGCAGGACCGCGCGAATCGCTTCCTCAGCAAACCCGAGATCGACCACAAGGCCGAGATCGTCAAACAAGTCACCGAACGCGTCGGCGACCGGGCACTCGCAGCCTTCGATTGCCACTGGGCATTTAGTGCGGGCAGTGCCCGCCGACTCGCTCGCGCACTCGAACCGTACAACGTGTGGTGGCTCGAAGACCCGATCCCGCCGGAAAACCACGACGTGCAGCGAGAGATCACTCAGGGAACGTCCACGCCGATCGCGACCGGTGAGAACGTCTATCGCACCCACGGCCAGCGCCGCCTGCTCGAAGAACAGGCCGTCGACATCGTCGCCCCTGACGTACCCAAGGTAGGCGGCATGCGGGAATCGACGAAGATCGCAACGCTGGCGGACATCTACTACGTCCCGCTGGCGATGCACAACGTCTCTTCGCCGGTCGGAACGATGGCCTCGGCCCACGTCGGTGCGGCAATCCCGAACGCGCTTGCACTCGAATACCACAGCTACGAACTCGGCTGGTGGGAAGATCTGGTCGAAGAGGACAACCTCATCGAAAACGGTCGGATGGCGGTCACCGAAGAACCAGGACTCGGCCTGACGCTTGACTTCGACGCCGTTGAAGAACATCTCGCCGACGGCCAAGAACTGTTTGACGAGGAGTGA
- a CDS encoding NAD-dependent epimerase/dehydratase family protein, translating into MVDTVVVTGALGGAGSWIVEDLRDDYEVVAVDMTLPESIDVDGVSFQAVDLTEQGPIWETVLDAEPTAVVHFGNIPHEENHAGGDVYENNALSTFHTLEAAGRATADVIWASSETVYGTHWPEPELPNSLPVTEKQPPAPWNGYETSKLAGEAAAERVTNAFDVSVASIRPSWVQYPGRYETTPLRKQFDFESAGRFGNFWSYIDVRDLVSLVRAALESDFDGHEVFNGFAADNFLGVDTTDAIEAGYGELPDECGISGDASAFSNEKAETMLGWKPRHSWKAGEEESVEGPTFV; encoded by the coding sequence ATGGTTGATACAGTCGTCGTTACCGGCGCACTCGGTGGGGCAGGAAGTTGGATCGTAGAAGACCTCCGTGACGACTACGAGGTCGTGGCAGTCGATATGACACTACCGGAGTCTATCGACGTAGACGGAGTGAGCTTTCAAGCGGTGGACCTGACCGAACAGGGTCCGATATGGGAGACAGTGCTGGACGCGGAGCCGACTGCAGTGGTCCACTTCGGAAACATCCCTCACGAAGAGAACCACGCCGGCGGTGATGTCTACGAGAACAACGCGCTGAGCACATTCCACACCCTGGAAGCTGCGGGTAGGGCCACCGCCGACGTAATCTGGGCGTCCAGCGAAACGGTGTACGGGACCCACTGGCCCGAGCCGGAACTGCCCAATTCCTTGCCAGTGACGGAGAAACAGCCTCCAGCTCCGTGGAACGGCTACGAGACGTCGAAGCTGGCGGGTGAAGCGGCCGCTGAACGTGTGACAAACGCCTTCGACGTGTCGGTCGCTTCGATTCGACCCTCGTGGGTCCAGTACCCTGGACGATACGAGACCACACCACTCCGGAAACAGTTCGACTTCGAGAGCGCGGGCCGATTCGGCAACTTCTGGTCGTATATAGACGTTCGCGACCTCGTGTCGCTCGTAAGAGCGGCGTTGGAGAGCGACTTCGACGGCCACGAAGTGTTCAACGGCTTCGCTGCCGATAACTTCCTCGGGGTCGACACCACGGACGCGATTGAAGCAGGTTACGGCGAACTCCCGGACGAATGCGGCATCTCCGGCGATGCATCTGCCTTCTCAAACGAGAAGGCCGAGACGATGCTCGGCTGGAAACCACGCCATTCGTGGAAGGCGGGCGAAGAGGAGTCCGTCGAAGGCCCGACTTTCGTCTGA